A window of Cheilinus undulatus linkage group 1, ASM1832078v1, whole genome shotgun sequence contains these coding sequences:
- the tjp1a gene encoding tight junction protein ZO-1 isoform X1 yields the protein MSSKASNKSAAMEETVIWEQHTVTLHRAPGFGFGIAISGGRDNPHFQSGETSIVISDVLKGGPAEGLLQENDRVVMVNAVSMDNVEHAYAVQQLRKSGKNAKITIRRKRKVQIPVSRPGDRETMSEHEEEDSDDDDDYEPQHGRGGQSAYEGASGGPSTGRRHDRERSSSGRRDHSASRERSVSPRSDRRSQASSAPPRPAKVTLVKSRKNEAEYGLRLASHIFVKDISPESLAARDGNIQEGDVVLKINGTVTENLSLIDAKKLIERSKGKLKMVVQRDERATLLNIPDLDDSIPSANNSDRDDISEIHSLTSDHSNRSHGRGSRSRSPDRPETSDHLRHSPRQISNGSHRSRDEERISKPGAMSTPVKSSDDGVLSQASDQASSRDDKLLPPLPEPKPVYAQPGQPDVDLPVSPSDAPVPSAAHDDSILRPSMKLVKFKKGESVGLRLAGGNDVGIFVAGVLEDSPAAKEGLEEGDQILRVNNVDFANIIREEAVLFLLDLPRGEEVTILAQKKKDVYRRIVESDVGDSFYIRTHFEYEKESPYGLSFNKGEVFRVVDTLYNGKLGSWLAIRIGKNHQEVERGIIPNKNRAEQLSSVQYTLPKTPGGDRADFWRFRGLRSSKRNLRKSREDLSAQPVQTKFPAYERVVLREAGFLRPVVIFGPIADVAREKLAREEPDIFELAKTQQQQGGEKSEPRDAGTDQKSSGIIRLHTIKQIIDRDKHAVLDITPNAVDRLNYAQWYPIVVFLNPDTKQGVKNMRTRLCPESRKSARKLYERALKLRKNNNHLFTTTINLNNMNDGWFGALKEIIQQQQNQLVWVSEGKADGAAEDDLDIHDDRLSYLSAPGSEYSMYSTDSRHTSDYEDTDTEGGAYTDQELDETLNDDVGPPAEPAITRSSEPVREELPVIQDPPGYAGYPHTVQPDPLNRIDPAGFKAPSPQQKAEAAAVPSTPQQPEPLAETVPSAVDVTVKTVGGLSPDEAPAAPQRQPSPNPEAGSLRRPTPELTPQSVTPEPLQSGPASSEPKMFQKDPYSTDNTGRIGHGVKPVNYSPQQGYHSEQPYRDYDHPPSRYDVSSSGVSSGGGYQEPKYRNYDSNLPYENSVPHYDQQQWNPYSQPLSTANSQGYDPRLPYGDGPDSQYTPPLRFDEPPPPHGFDGRPRYGKPTGPAPVRFDEPPPPALGPDMHYNQDSHLNTYPSAAGSPDPSQRPAYNQGPTAQQKSYKPQQYDHIPVNSETSPTPPPKEAPSPSPPDAPKPVAARNEPSEDDPAMKPQSVLNRVKMFENKRSVSVDRARDAGDSSGHRAADLPLKSGGVIPKANSLSNLDQEKNLRAPGPQKPQSKVADDIVRSNHYDPDEDEDYYRKQLSYFDKLQAGPNKPQAQTTQNFPRTESVDKPSPVEKKYEPVPQVTPSLPPVILPKPAPEAKPPAREDTVQTNFLPHKSFPEKSPVNGTSEQPPKTVTSSGAPPASTYNRYAPKPYTTSAKPFARMFDSPKFNHNLLPNDKLDSAPKGRSSSPVKSVIPPQPQNTDHDSGVDTFTRTMDHRSKHLHNNINAVPKAIPVSPSALDDDEDEDEGHTVVATARGIFNANGGVLSSIETGVSIIIPQGAIPDGVEQEIYFKVCRDNSILPPLDKEKGETLLSPLVMCGPHGLKFLKPVELRLPHCASMTPDGWSFALKSSDSSSGDPKSWQNKSLPGDPNYLVGANCVSVLIDHF from the exons AGTGCAGCGATGGAGGAAACGGTTATATGGGAACAGCACACAGTGACTCTTCACAGA gcTCCAGGTTTTGGGTTTGGCATTGCTATCTCAGGTGGACGAGACAACCCTCATTTCCAGAGCGGGGAGACGTCCATCGTGATATCTGATGTGCTGAAAGGAGGCCCTGCAGAGGGACTCCTACA AGAAAATGATCGAGTGGTAATGGTCAATGCCGTCTCTATGGACAACGTAGAACATGCCTACGCTGTGCAGCAGCTccgaaagagtggcaaaaatgcaaagaTA ACTATTCGTAGGAAAAGGAAAGTGCAGATCCCTGTTTCTCGGCCAGGGGACAGGGAGACGATGTCAGAGCACGAAGAAGAGGACagcgatgatgatgatgattatgagcCCCAGCATGGTCGTGGTGGGCAAAGTGCCTATGAAGGAGCAAGTGGAGGCCCGAGCACAGGCAGGCGTCACGATCGTGAGCGTAGCAGCAGCGGTAGGCGGGATCACAGTGCCTCGCGGGAGAGGAGTGTCTCTCCACGCTCTGATCGCCGATCACAAGCTTCCTCTGCTCCCCCCAGGCCTGCCAAGGTTACCCTAGTGAAGTCACGCAAAAATGAAG CAGAATATGGACTACGGTTGGCGAGCCACATCTTTGTTAAAGACATCTCTCCTGAAAGCCTTGCAGCCAGAGATGGAAACATTCAGGAGGGAGATGTCGTACTTAAG ATCAATGGCACCGTTACAGAGAATCTATCATTGATAGATGCAAAGAAGCTGATTGAGAGGTCGAAGGGCAAGTTGAAAATGGTAGTGCAGAGAGATGAGCGAGCCACACTGCTTAACATTCCTGACCTTGATGACAGCATCCCATCAGCCAATAACTCAGACAGAGATG acatttcagaAATACATTCACTGACATCAGACCATTCCAATCGATCTCACGGGAGAGGTAGTCGATCAAGATCGCCTGACAGGCCtgaaacatcagaccatctcCGTCACTCACCTCGGCAGATCAGCAATGGCAG CCATCGCAGCAGAGATGAGGAACGCATATCTAAACCCGGGGCCATGTCCACACCAGTTAAGAGCTCTGATGATGGCGTCTTGTCACAGGCCAGCGACCAGGCCAGCTCCAGAGATGACAAACTGTTACCTCCGCTGCCTG AACCAAAGCCAGTTTATGCACAACCTGGTCAGCCTGATGTTGACCTGCCTGTAAGCCCCTCTGACGCCCCTGTACCCAGTGCCGCTCATGATGACAGCATCCTCAG GCCGAGTATGAAGCTGGTCAAGTTTAAGAAGGGAGAGAGTGTGGGTCTGCGATTAGCGGGAGGAAACGATGTGGGAATTTTTGTGGCTGGAGTTTTGGAGGACAGTCCTGCAGCTAAGGAGGGACTGGAAGAAGGAGACCAGATTCTCAGG GTGAACAACGTGGACTTTGCAAACATCATCCGGGAGGAGGCTGTGCTGTTCCTGCTGGACCTCCCCAGAGGAGAAGAAGTTACTATTTTGGCTCAGAAGAAGAAGGATG tATATCGAAGGATAGTGGAATCAGACGTAGGTGACTCCTTCTACATTCGAACACATTTTGAATATGAAAAGGAGTCGCCATACGGGCTAAGCTTTAATAAGGGCGAGGTTTTCCGAGTCGTAGACACGCTCTACAATGGCAAGTTGGGCTCCTGGCTTGCTATCCGGATTGGCAAGAACCATCAGGAAGTAGAAAGGGGCATCATCCCCAACAAGAACAG AGCTGAGCAGCTATCCAGTGTGCAGTACACCCTCCCAAAAACACCAGGGGGCGACAGAGCAGACTTCTGGAGATTCAGAGGATTGCGAAGCTCCAAGAGGAATTTGCGGAAAAGCAGGGAAGACTTGTCTGCTCAGCCAGTTCAGACCAAGTTCCCTGCGTACGAGAGGGTGGTGCTGAGGGAAG CTGGGTTCCTGAGGCCTGTGGTTATTTTCGGGCCAATAGCAGATGTGGCGAGAGAAAAACTGGCCAGGGAGGAGCCAGACATCTTTGAACTAGCAA aaacacagcagcaaCAAGGAGGGGAAA AGAGTGAACCCAGGGATGCAGGAACAGACCAGAAAAGCTCTGGCATTATCAGACTGCACACTATCAAGCAGATCATTGATCGG gacaaGCATGCAGTGCTGGACATCACTCCTAATGCAGTGGACCGTCTGAACTATGCTCAGTGGTATCCAATTGTGGTGTTTCTCAACCCAGACACCAAGCAGGGTGTGAAAAACATGAGAACCCGCCTATGCCCTGAGTCCAGGAAAAGTGCTAGAAAACTTTATGAACGAGCTCTCAAACTGAGGAAGAACAACAACCACCTCTTCACCA CCACCATTAACTTGAACAACATGAATGACGGTTGGTTTGGAGCACTAAAAGAGATAATCCAGCAGCAGCAAAACCAGCTTGTATGGGTTTCAGAGGGCAAG gctGATGGGGCAGCTGAAGATGACTTGGATATCCACGATGACCGCCTGTCCTACTTGTCGGCACCAGGCAGTGAGTATTCCATGTACAGCACTGACAGCCGCCACACCTCCGACTACGAGGACACGGACACAGAGGGCGGGGCCTATACCGACCAGGAACTGGACGAGACACTGAACGATGATGTGGGTCCACCTGCGGAGCCTGCCATCACCCGCTCCTCTGAGCCTGTACGTGAGGAGCTGCCTGTCATCCAGGATCCGCCGGGCTACGCTGGCTACCCACACACAGTGCAGCCGGACCCCCTGAACCGCATTGACCCGGCAGGATTCAAGGCACCATCGCCGCAGCAG AAAGCAGAGGCCGCTGCCGTCCCTAGCACCCCCCAGCAGCCTGAGCCCCTGGCAGAAACAGTGCCCTCTGCTGTGGACGTTACTGTAAAAACTGTAGGGGGTCTGAGCCCTGACGAGGCTCCTGCAGCTCCCCAAAGGCAGCCAAGCCCCAACCCAGAGGCTGGCTCCCTTAGGAGACCCACCCCTGAGCTAACCCCTCAGAGCGTCACGCCAGAACCTCTACAGTCTGGACCGGCCAGTTCAGAACCAAAG ATGTTTCAGAAGGATCCATACAGCACAGATAACACAGGAAGAATCGGTCACGGCGTGAAGCCTGTGAATTACAGCCCTCAGCAGGGATATCACTCTGAGCAGCCATATAGAGATTATGACCACCCGCCCAGCCGGTATGATGTCAGCAGCAGTGGTGTGAGCAGCGGAGGTGGTTACCAAGAACCAAAGTATCGAAACTATGACTCTAACCTGCCCTATGAGAACAGTGTGCCTCACTATGACCAGCAACAGTGGAACCCTTACAGCCAACCGCTCTCTACTGCCAACTCCCAGGGCTACGACCCCCGCCTGCCGTACGGGGACGGCCCTGACTCCCAGTACACCCCTCCTCTACGCTTTGATGAGCCCCCACCTCCACACGGATTTGACGGACGACCTCGCTATGGTAAACCAACAGGTCCAGCGCCTGTCCGTTTTGACGAGCCCCCACCTCCTGCTTTGGGGCCTGACATGCACTACAACCAGGATTCTCACCTGAACACATACCCCTCAGCTGCCGGCTCCCCAGACCCATCTCAGCGGCCTGCCTACAACCAGGGACCAACAGCGCAACAGAAGAGCTACAAACCTCAGCAGTATGACCACATTCCTGTGAACTCTGAAACCAGCCCCACACCCCCTCCAAAAGAGGCACCCTCACCTTCACCCCCGGATGCTCCAAAGCCTGTCGCAGCCAGAAATGAGCCAAGCGAGGATGACCCTGCCATGAAGCCACAGTCAGTCCTGAACAGGGTCAAAATGTTTGAGAACAAACGCTCTGTGTCTGTAGATAGAGCCAGAGATGCAGGGGACTCATCTGGCCACAGG GCAGCAGACCTGCCATTGAAATCAGGAGGAGTGATCCCTAAAGCAAACTCTCTGAGCAACCTGGATCAAGAGAAAAACCTCAG AGCTCCAGGGCCTCAGAAGCCTCAGTCTAAGGTAGCCGATGACATAGTTCGCTCCAACCACTATGACCCAGACGAAGACGAGGACTACTACAGGAAACAGCTGTCTTACTTTGACAAACTCCAGGCTGGGCCCAACAAACCACAAGCACAAACAACTCAAAATTTCCCCAG GACGGAGTCTGTGGACAAACCAAGTCCTGTAGAGAAAAAGTATGAACCAGTTCCCCAGGTGACGCCCTCTCTGCCACCAGTGATACTGCCCAAACCTGCACCTGAAG CCAAGCCTCCTGCAAGAGAGGATACTGTCCAGACCAACTTCCTGCCTCACAAGAGTTTCCCTGAGAAGTCTCCAGTTAACGGCACAAGTGAACAGCCTCCAAAGACGGTCACTAGCAGCGGGGCTCCACCAGCATCCACCTACAACCGCTATGCACCCAAGCCCTACACAACGTCTGCCAAGCCTTTTGCACGCATGTTTGACAGTCCAAAATTCAACCACAACCTTCTTCCCAATGACAAGCTGGATTCTGCTCCAAAG GGCCGGAGCTCCAGCCCAGTGAAGTCCGTGATCCCCCCACAGCCCCAGAACACAGACCATGACAGTGGCGTGGACACTTTCACACGCACTATGGACCACCGCTCCAAACACCTGCACAACAACATCAATGCTGTGCCCAAGGCCATCCCCGTGAG CCCCAGTGCCctggatgatgatgaagatgaagatgagggCCACACAGTGGTTGCTACAGCTCGAGGTATCTTCAATGCTAACGGTGGCGTCCTGAGCTCAATTGAGACAGGTGTCAGCATCATCATCCCACAAGGCGCTATCCCTGATGGTGTGGAGCAGGAGATCTACTTCAAGGTCTGCAGGGACAACAGCATCCTGCCACCACTCGACAAGGAAAAAG GAGAAACTCTGCTCAGCCCCCTGGTGATGTGTGGACCTCATGGCCTCAAGTTTTTGAAGCCTGTGGAGCTACGCTTACCTCACTGTGCGTCTATGACCCCTGATGGTTGGTCTTTTGCTCTAAAATCCTCCGACTCCTCGTCGG
- the tjp1a gene encoding tight junction protein ZO-1 isoform X5, with product MSSKASNKSAAMEETVIWEQHTVTLHRAPGFGFGIAISGGRDNPHFQSGETSIVISDVLKGGPAEGLLQENDRVVMVNAVSMDNVEHAYAVQQLRKSGKNAKITIRRKRKVQIPVSRPGDRETMSEHEEEDSDDDDDYEPQHGRGGQSAYEGASGGPSTGRRHDRERSSSGRRDHSASRERSVSPRSDRRSQASSAPPRPAKVTLVKSRKNEAEYGLRLASHIFVKDISPESLAARDGNIQEGDVVLKINGTVTENLSLIDAKKLIERSKGKLKMVVQRDERATLLNIPDLDDSIPSANNSDRDDISEIHSLTSDHSNRSHGRGSRSRSPDRPETSDHLRHSPRQISNGSHRSRDEERISKPGAMSTPVKSSDDGVLSQASDQASSRDDKLLPPLPEPKPVYAQPGQPDVDLPVSPSDAPVPSAAHDDSILRPSMKLVKFKKGESVGLRLAGGNDVGIFVAGVLEDSPAAKEGLEEGDQILRVNNVDFANIIREEAVLFLLDLPRGEEVTILAQKKKDVYRRIVESDVGDSFYIRTHFEYEKESPYGLSFNKGEVFRVVDTLYNGKLGSWLAIRIGKNHQEVERGIIPNKNRAEQLSSVQYTLPKTPGGDRADFWRFRGLRSSKRNLRKSREDLSAQPVQTKFPAYERVVLREAGFLRPVVIFGPIADVAREKLAREEPDIFELAKTQQQQGGEKSEPRDAGTDQKSSGIIRLHTIKQIIDRDKHAVLDITPNAVDRLNYAQWYPIVVFLNPDTKQGVKNMRTRLCPESRKSARKLYERALKLRKNNNHLFTTTINLNNMNDGWFGALKEIIQQQQNQLVWVSEGKADGAAEDDLDIHDDRLSYLSAPGSEYSMYSTDSRHTSDYEDTDTEGGAYTDQELDETLNDDVGPPAEPAITRSSEPVREELPVIQDPPGYAGYPHTVQPDPLNRIDPAGFKAPSPQQKAEAAAVPSTPQQPEPLAETVPSAVDVTVKTVGGLSPDEAPAAPQRQPSPNPEAGSLRRPTPELTPQSVTPEPLQSGPASSEPKMFQKDPYSTDNTGRIGHGVKPVNYSPQQGYHSEQPYRDYDHPPSRYDVSSSGVSSGGGYQEPKYRNYDSNLPYENSVPHYDQQQWNPYSQPLSTANSQGYDPRLPYGDGPDSQYTPPLRFDEPPPPHGFDGRPRYGKPTGPAPVRFDEPPPPALGPDMHYNQDSHLNTYPSAAGSPDPSQRPAYNQGPTAQQKSYKPQQYDHIPVNSETSPTPPPKEAPSPSPPDAPKPVAARNEPSEDDPAMKPQSVLNRVKMFENKRSVSVDRARDAGDSSGHRAADLPLKSGGVIPKANSLSNLDQEKNLRAPGPQKPQSKVADDIVRSNHYDPDEDEDYYRKQLSYFDKLQAGPNKPQAQTTQNFPRTESVDKPSPVEKKYEPVPQVTPSLPPVILPKPAPEAKPPAREDTVQTNFLPHKSFPEKSPVNGTSEQPPKTVTSSGAPPASTYNRYAPKPYTTSAKPFARMFDSPKFNHNLLPNDKLDSAPKGRSSSPVKSVIPPQPQNTDHDSGVDTFTRTMDHRSKHLHNNINAVPKAIPVSPSALDDDEDEDEGHTVVATARGIFNANGGVLSSIETGVSIIIPQGAIPDGVEQEIYFKVCRDNSILPPLDKEKGETLLSPLVMCGPHGLKFLKPVELRLPHCASMTPDGDPKSWQNKSLPGDPNYLVGANCVSVLIDHF from the exons AGTGCAGCGATGGAGGAAACGGTTATATGGGAACAGCACACAGTGACTCTTCACAGA gcTCCAGGTTTTGGGTTTGGCATTGCTATCTCAGGTGGACGAGACAACCCTCATTTCCAGAGCGGGGAGACGTCCATCGTGATATCTGATGTGCTGAAAGGAGGCCCTGCAGAGGGACTCCTACA AGAAAATGATCGAGTGGTAATGGTCAATGCCGTCTCTATGGACAACGTAGAACATGCCTACGCTGTGCAGCAGCTccgaaagagtggcaaaaatgcaaagaTA ACTATTCGTAGGAAAAGGAAAGTGCAGATCCCTGTTTCTCGGCCAGGGGACAGGGAGACGATGTCAGAGCACGAAGAAGAGGACagcgatgatgatgatgattatgagcCCCAGCATGGTCGTGGTGGGCAAAGTGCCTATGAAGGAGCAAGTGGAGGCCCGAGCACAGGCAGGCGTCACGATCGTGAGCGTAGCAGCAGCGGTAGGCGGGATCACAGTGCCTCGCGGGAGAGGAGTGTCTCTCCACGCTCTGATCGCCGATCACAAGCTTCCTCTGCTCCCCCCAGGCCTGCCAAGGTTACCCTAGTGAAGTCACGCAAAAATGAAG CAGAATATGGACTACGGTTGGCGAGCCACATCTTTGTTAAAGACATCTCTCCTGAAAGCCTTGCAGCCAGAGATGGAAACATTCAGGAGGGAGATGTCGTACTTAAG ATCAATGGCACCGTTACAGAGAATCTATCATTGATAGATGCAAAGAAGCTGATTGAGAGGTCGAAGGGCAAGTTGAAAATGGTAGTGCAGAGAGATGAGCGAGCCACACTGCTTAACATTCCTGACCTTGATGACAGCATCCCATCAGCCAATAACTCAGACAGAGATG acatttcagaAATACATTCACTGACATCAGACCATTCCAATCGATCTCACGGGAGAGGTAGTCGATCAAGATCGCCTGACAGGCCtgaaacatcagaccatctcCGTCACTCACCTCGGCAGATCAGCAATGGCAG CCATCGCAGCAGAGATGAGGAACGCATATCTAAACCCGGGGCCATGTCCACACCAGTTAAGAGCTCTGATGATGGCGTCTTGTCACAGGCCAGCGACCAGGCCAGCTCCAGAGATGACAAACTGTTACCTCCGCTGCCTG AACCAAAGCCAGTTTATGCACAACCTGGTCAGCCTGATGTTGACCTGCCTGTAAGCCCCTCTGACGCCCCTGTACCCAGTGCCGCTCATGATGACAGCATCCTCAG GCCGAGTATGAAGCTGGTCAAGTTTAAGAAGGGAGAGAGTGTGGGTCTGCGATTAGCGGGAGGAAACGATGTGGGAATTTTTGTGGCTGGAGTTTTGGAGGACAGTCCTGCAGCTAAGGAGGGACTGGAAGAAGGAGACCAGATTCTCAGG GTGAACAACGTGGACTTTGCAAACATCATCCGGGAGGAGGCTGTGCTGTTCCTGCTGGACCTCCCCAGAGGAGAAGAAGTTACTATTTTGGCTCAGAAGAAGAAGGATG tATATCGAAGGATAGTGGAATCAGACGTAGGTGACTCCTTCTACATTCGAACACATTTTGAATATGAAAAGGAGTCGCCATACGGGCTAAGCTTTAATAAGGGCGAGGTTTTCCGAGTCGTAGACACGCTCTACAATGGCAAGTTGGGCTCCTGGCTTGCTATCCGGATTGGCAAGAACCATCAGGAAGTAGAAAGGGGCATCATCCCCAACAAGAACAG AGCTGAGCAGCTATCCAGTGTGCAGTACACCCTCCCAAAAACACCAGGGGGCGACAGAGCAGACTTCTGGAGATTCAGAGGATTGCGAAGCTCCAAGAGGAATTTGCGGAAAAGCAGGGAAGACTTGTCTGCTCAGCCAGTTCAGACCAAGTTCCCTGCGTACGAGAGGGTGGTGCTGAGGGAAG CTGGGTTCCTGAGGCCTGTGGTTATTTTCGGGCCAATAGCAGATGTGGCGAGAGAAAAACTGGCCAGGGAGGAGCCAGACATCTTTGAACTAGCAA aaacacagcagcaaCAAGGAGGGGAAA AGAGTGAACCCAGGGATGCAGGAACAGACCAGAAAAGCTCTGGCATTATCAGACTGCACACTATCAAGCAGATCATTGATCGG gacaaGCATGCAGTGCTGGACATCACTCCTAATGCAGTGGACCGTCTGAACTATGCTCAGTGGTATCCAATTGTGGTGTTTCTCAACCCAGACACCAAGCAGGGTGTGAAAAACATGAGAACCCGCCTATGCCCTGAGTCCAGGAAAAGTGCTAGAAAACTTTATGAACGAGCTCTCAAACTGAGGAAGAACAACAACCACCTCTTCACCA CCACCATTAACTTGAACAACATGAATGACGGTTGGTTTGGAGCACTAAAAGAGATAATCCAGCAGCAGCAAAACCAGCTTGTATGGGTTTCAGAGGGCAAG gctGATGGGGCAGCTGAAGATGACTTGGATATCCACGATGACCGCCTGTCCTACTTGTCGGCACCAGGCAGTGAGTATTCCATGTACAGCACTGACAGCCGCCACACCTCCGACTACGAGGACACGGACACAGAGGGCGGGGCCTATACCGACCAGGAACTGGACGAGACACTGAACGATGATGTGGGTCCACCTGCGGAGCCTGCCATCACCCGCTCCTCTGAGCCTGTACGTGAGGAGCTGCCTGTCATCCAGGATCCGCCGGGCTACGCTGGCTACCCACACACAGTGCAGCCGGACCCCCTGAACCGCATTGACCCGGCAGGATTCAAGGCACCATCGCCGCAGCAG AAAGCAGAGGCCGCTGCCGTCCCTAGCACCCCCCAGCAGCCTGAGCCCCTGGCAGAAACAGTGCCCTCTGCTGTGGACGTTACTGTAAAAACTGTAGGGGGTCTGAGCCCTGACGAGGCTCCTGCAGCTCCCCAAAGGCAGCCAAGCCCCAACCCAGAGGCTGGCTCCCTTAGGAGACCCACCCCTGAGCTAACCCCTCAGAGCGTCACGCCAGAACCTCTACAGTCTGGACCGGCCAGTTCAGAACCAAAG ATGTTTCAGAAGGATCCATACAGCACAGATAACACAGGAAGAATCGGTCACGGCGTGAAGCCTGTGAATTACAGCCCTCAGCAGGGATATCACTCTGAGCAGCCATATAGAGATTATGACCACCCGCCCAGCCGGTATGATGTCAGCAGCAGTGGTGTGAGCAGCGGAGGTGGTTACCAAGAACCAAAGTATCGAAACTATGACTCTAACCTGCCCTATGAGAACAGTGTGCCTCACTATGACCAGCAACAGTGGAACCCTTACAGCCAACCGCTCTCTACTGCCAACTCCCAGGGCTACGACCCCCGCCTGCCGTACGGGGACGGCCCTGACTCCCAGTACACCCCTCCTCTACGCTTTGATGAGCCCCCACCTCCACACGGATTTGACGGACGACCTCGCTATGGTAAACCAACAGGTCCAGCGCCTGTCCGTTTTGACGAGCCCCCACCTCCTGCTTTGGGGCCTGACATGCACTACAACCAGGATTCTCACCTGAACACATACCCCTCAGCTGCCGGCTCCCCAGACCCATCTCAGCGGCCTGCCTACAACCAGGGACCAACAGCGCAACAGAAGAGCTACAAACCTCAGCAGTATGACCACATTCCTGTGAACTCTGAAACCAGCCCCACACCCCCTCCAAAAGAGGCACCCTCACCTTCACCCCCGGATGCTCCAAAGCCTGTCGCAGCCAGAAATGAGCCAAGCGAGGATGACCCTGCCATGAAGCCACAGTCAGTCCTGAACAGGGTCAAAATGTTTGAGAACAAACGCTCTGTGTCTGTAGATAGAGCCAGAGATGCAGGGGACTCATCTGGCCACAGG GCAGCAGACCTGCCATTGAAATCAGGAGGAGTGATCCCTAAAGCAAACTCTCTGAGCAACCTGGATCAAGAGAAAAACCTCAG AGCTCCAGGGCCTCAGAAGCCTCAGTCTAAGGTAGCCGATGACATAGTTCGCTCCAACCACTATGACCCAGACGAAGACGAGGACTACTACAGGAAACAGCTGTCTTACTTTGACAAACTCCAGGCTGGGCCCAACAAACCACAAGCACAAACAACTCAAAATTTCCCCAG GACGGAGTCTGTGGACAAACCAAGTCCTGTAGAGAAAAAGTATGAACCAGTTCCCCAGGTGACGCCCTCTCTGCCACCAGTGATACTGCCCAAACCTGCACCTGAAG CCAAGCCTCCTGCAAGAGAGGATACTGTCCAGACCAACTTCCTGCCTCACAAGAGTTTCCCTGAGAAGTCTCCAGTTAACGGCACAAGTGAACAGCCTCCAAAGACGGTCACTAGCAGCGGGGCTCCACCAGCATCCACCTACAACCGCTATGCACCCAAGCCCTACACAACGTCTGCCAAGCCTTTTGCACGCATGTTTGACAGTCCAAAATTCAACCACAACCTTCTTCCCAATGACAAGCTGGATTCTGCTCCAAAG GGCCGGAGCTCCAGCCCAGTGAAGTCCGTGATCCCCCCACAGCCCCAGAACACAGACCATGACAGTGGCGTGGACACTTTCACACGCACTATGGACCACCGCTCCAAACACCTGCACAACAACATCAATGCTGTGCCCAAGGCCATCCCCGTGAG CCCCAGTGCCctggatgatgatgaagatgaagatgagggCCACACAGTGGTTGCTACAGCTCGAGGTATCTTCAATGCTAACGGTGGCGTCCTGAGCTCAATTGAGACAGGTGTCAGCATCATCATCCCACAAGGCGCTATCCCTGATGGTGTGGAGCAGGAGATCTACTTCAAGGTCTGCAGGGACAACAGCATCCTGCCACCACTCGACAAGGAAAAAG GAGAAACTCTGCTCAGCCCCCTGGTGATGTGTGGACCTCATGGCCTCAAGTTTTTGAAGCCTGTGGAGCTACGCTTACCTCACTGTGCGTCTATGACCCCTGATG